TATTTTGGCAAGCATGGCAAGTACTTAACTTTGGCATGGCATGCTGGTGGATGTGGAATAATGCTGGTTGCCGATCGATTGGTTGCAGTTTTTGTTCCATTTCTGGTTGGTGATGAAAATGCAATAGGGCTTCCTCTCGTTAAGGAAAAAAATGCACTACATGGAAATCTAGTTGATTACTATGGCTATTTTTTTCAGAACAAGACTactttttttaacaaaaaatgGAGAGCAAAGGTTACTGGTTGTTTAGTAGTAAATCTCCATCCCTTCAAGGATGTTGGCACTGTGAATCTGTGATCAAAGTTCCCAGCGCTCCTTAGACCTCAAAGGCTCAAAGTCTAAGGATGTCACATGCATGATAGCTGGGCTCACGGAACTGACCATCCGGAAATGCACACCATAGCAAGATCCATATTGGAATCTcgacaaaaaaagaaagaaaacaaaaggaaagaGTTGAAGATCTTTTCCATCTCGAATCAGCTTCAGGCCTTCAGCACTCAACCAATCTGCACACCTGTGGATCCATCGATTGGTTCATGCCACTCTTCCATAGTTCTACTGGAACAGCTTCCAGTGTGATATCCAATCGTTCATCCAGAACCAGGCAACATGCAGCATGCGCTAGTGCCGCTCCAGATGCTGCAGTACAGATGCAACCAAATGCAGGGAGCCGGTCACGCAGATGAGGCCTGGAGATGGATCGTCACTGCCTCCGCTCTCGAGGATGAGCTGAGAGGCGGCCCTGATCAGATCGCAGGAGGACGGTACCGTGTCGTCCTGGCACCCGATCATCACCGTGGGTTTTCCAGCGAAGCTCGATGAAGATGCGACCAGGTTTGTAATATACTCTGGAGCCTTGGCACCACTGATGGTGCCGATGTCCACACAATTGAAGTCCAGGTAGCGTGCTGCAGCCATCCATATTTCTTTCAGTGACAGAGCTGGCATGGTGCGGGAGGCTCCTCCAGCGATGCTCGCTTCCGTCAGCAACACCACATCCGGCCTTGAACCTGCAGAAAGTTTCAGAAGATTACACAAATTTCAACACTACTGTTAAATTGTGCGCCAACAAAAACCAATGCGTGTGGATTTCAAATGCTAAGGAAGGGATGTATCGTCCTCGTACCTGCTAGAAGCTGTTCAGCAAATGCAAAATGCGCCTTGTCATTAGCCATTCCGACAACAAGAGCCAGAGGACCTTCCGGTCTTATAGTCTGTATCATGTTTGACAAGGTTTTTGCTGATGCCTCGGTATGGGCTGGAAGATGCTGAGAACATCAGCAGATGGCAAAAAACACAACTGAAAATCCATTGAGGGTACattatagtatatatatatagcacagACCTCCATCGATAAGTACGGTGGTTGCTCCATCAAGCCCAAGCAGCAAGGCTTCCTCTCGTGTAAGAATCTGGCTTCTCCCAGGAAGTTGTGTTCCCTCTAAGCCAGCTTGGATTGATGCCTCGGAAATATCCCATCCTTGACTTCCCAAATCCATGAGATTATAGGAATAATAGATCAGCCAGTGCTTGTGGTAAAACAAATAAACAGAGACACGAACAAATAACCAGACAGTGCTTGTGGCATTAAGGCTGAAGTAGTTTCGCTTCGATGCAACTGGATGCATGCTCTGTCAGCAAATTGTCTTTATAGTATCATTACCTAGGTCACGGAGACATAGAGCTGTGCAAGAAGCTGTAACAGCATTCTGGCGCTGATGATCTCCCAGCAGCTTAAGGTTTACGTCACACAATTCAATGGACTGAAAAGCATAGTTTGCCCTATTTAGTCAGAGGATTTGATAATCAGAGGAACCTATCAATTTCAGATGAAATAGGTGGGGTTCACGATGTAATTCACCAATGGCATATCATTTGAAATCTTGATGCTGATGTCACAGCATTGATATGGCTTTCCATTATCCCAATCTATGTATTTCGTAATACTCTTGATTCCAGGATCACAAGCAGATATCACTGGAGATtgtgtcaagaatgctctgTCACGAATAATTTGCTCAATGTCTGCTGAAAATGGTCCACCAATCACAACCTGAAGAAATATTTGATATCCAGGAGACAAATGTCTAGGTCAGGAAACAAGCTGGaatattttccttttttaaaaaactcAATCTTAGTGTCCTCATTTAGACCATGTATGAtatgttaaaaaaaattgaaatatgAGTGAAGAAAAGATCTAAGATCATAATACCAGAACATGTTCTAATGTTTGGAAGGGATTGAGGAAGATAAATAAGGAGAtactggaagaggaaggattcCTAATACTGCCGCTCCTTGCATACAGCGCAATGTTACAAAATCCAAGGTATAATGCTACATCTGAGGTATACATTGGATAGCACACAACTCAATATTAGGAACCTAATAACTAAAATATTGCTAAAAGAAACAAATTTGAGAATCAATCAGTCTGGGGAAAGAATAACTGAATACGGATCTTCATGTTCAGTCATACTTGTCACATAACATGGCATATTATATGCAAGGATAAAAATATACAACTGGATaaaagtcttttggaaagactcaAGAAAAAGGTAACATGTTTCTTTCTCGTGTTACTGAACAAAGTCAAGGACAAGATTCCTACGATACAGTGGAACAGGAGTGAGGAGCAGGGCTTGCCATACAAACCATTTAATTTcaagtaaaaaagaaaaaaaaaggcataTCCAAGTTAGCTATAAGCTCAACATACAAACAGGAGCAGTTAGATCTTGGTAGATATGCGGAACGAAAATGATAAGAGAATTACATAACTGGTCGTCCTTGTTTGATGATTCCAGACTT
This portion of the Panicum virgatum strain AP13 chromosome 2N, P.virgatum_v5, whole genome shotgun sequence genome encodes:
- the LOC120658521 gene encoding dihydrofolate synthetase-like isoform X2, encoding MLGRFPVALRLHRSILRGSSGRRGLSAMAGGDEEGRLGDFFEYMERLRNYERSGVPRGAGTDSDDGFDLGRMRRLLRRLGDPHTHFPAVHIAGTKGKGSTAAFLSNIMREQGYNVGCYSSPHLLTIRERISVGNDGGPVPVRLLSDLFDQAKEAIDESIESENGALTHFEVFTALSFLLFSRENVDIAIVEAGLGGARDATHVIQSTELAASVITTVGSEHLAALGGSLQSIAIAKSGIIKQGRPVVIGGPFSADIEQIIRDRAFLTQSPVISACDPGIKSITKYIDWDNGKPYQCCDISIKISNDMPLSIELCDVNLKLLGDHQRQNAVTASCTALCLRDLGWDISEASIQAGLEGTQLPGRSQILTREEALLLGLDGATTVLIDGAHTEASAKTLSNMIQTIRPEGPLALVVGMANDKAHFAFAEQLLAGSRPDVVLLTEASIAGGASRTMPALSLKEIWMAAARYLDFNCVDIGTISGAKAPEYITNLVASSSSFAGKPTVMIGCQDDTVPSSCDLIRAASQLILESGGSDDPSPGLICVTGSLHLVASVLQHLERH
- the LOC120658521 gene encoding dihydrofolate synthetase-like isoform X1, with product MLGRFPVALRLHRSILRGSSGRRGLSAMAGGDEEGRLGDFFEYMERLRNYERSGVPRGAGTDSDDGFDLGRMRRLLRRLGDPHTHFPAVHIAGTKGKGSTAAFLSNIMREQGYNVGCYSSPHLLTIRERISVGNDGGPVPVRLLSDLFDQAKEAIDESIESENGALTHFEVFTALSFLLFSRENVDIAIVEAGLGGARDATHVIQSTELAASVITTVGSEHLAALGGSLQSIAIAKSGIIKQGRPVVIGGPFSADIEQIIRDRAFLTQSPVISACDPGIKSITKYIDWDNGKPYQCCDISIKISNDMPLSIELCDVNLKLLGDHQRQNAVTASCTALCLRDLDLGSQGWDISEASIQAGLEGTQLPGRSQILTREEALLLGLDGATTVLIDGAHTEASAKTLSNMIQTIRPEGPLALVVGMANDKAHFAFAEQLLAGSRPDVVLLTEASIAGGASRTMPALSLKEIWMAAARYLDFNCVDIGTISGAKAPEYITNLVASSSSFAGKPTVMIGCQDDTVPSSCDLIRAASQLILESGGSDDPSPGLICVTGSLHLVASVLQHLERH